The following are from one region of the Rosistilla carotiformis genome:
- a CDS encoding GntP family permease encodes MSIWWIVAIAVAVVLLSILWLRLHAFLALAMAGFLVAVLTPDAALVDYADLQMEKSKEAWTQKEAASFVSSTGAQRLAQSFGDYAGKIGILIALASVVGSCLMHSGAAAVIIRRMLAIVGEARASYALAGSSFLLGIPVFFDTVFYLMVPLAKSLRRQVGKDYVLYILAILAGGSLAHSLVPPTPGPLAVAAELHIEIFDMMVGGLAICCCSSVLSLSAAAVINRFVDVPLRDDETPADETSAGGPPSIDEVEGPPFGLALLPIALPVLLIAGGTAWNMWLGSFDSGAAPAWTDSLGRIVKLASDKNVALGIAAAMAMGLLRWAPVASDRNQLIGKALASGGVIILITSAGGAFGTMLRYAGIAEAVAEMTGSLPGLMLLPLAFLVTASIRTLQGSATVAMITAAGVLQGFANPEILPYHPVYLATAIGAGSKPIMWMADSGFWVICKMSGMTESEGLRTLAPMSIAMGISALIFTVLGAWLLPMNH; translated from the coding sequence GTGAGTATCTGGTGGATTGTTGCGATCGCGGTTGCGGTCGTTTTGCTTTCAATATTGTGGTTGCGGCTACATGCCTTCCTGGCGTTGGCGATGGCCGGCTTTTTGGTCGCCGTGTTGACTCCCGACGCCGCGTTGGTCGATTACGCCGATCTTCAGATGGAGAAGTCCAAAGAGGCTTGGACTCAGAAGGAGGCCGCTTCGTTTGTCAGCAGCACCGGCGCCCAGCGGTTGGCTCAATCGTTCGGCGATTACGCGGGGAAGATTGGAATTCTGATCGCGCTGGCTAGCGTCGTCGGCAGCTGTCTGATGCACAGCGGCGCTGCGGCGGTGATCATCCGCCGAATGCTGGCGATCGTAGGGGAAGCCCGCGCCTCGTACGCGTTGGCGGGCAGTTCGTTTTTGCTGGGGATCCCCGTTTTTTTCGACACCGTCTTTTACCTGATGGTCCCGTTGGCCAAGTCGCTGCGGCGACAGGTGGGCAAAGATTATGTGCTCTACATCCTGGCGATCCTCGCCGGTGGATCGTTAGCGCATTCGCTGGTGCCACCCACTCCGGGACCACTGGCCGTCGCGGCGGAATTGCACATCGAGATCTTTGACATGATGGTCGGCGGACTGGCGATCTGCTGCTGTTCGAGCGTCCTTTCGCTTTCGGCCGCCGCTGTGATCAACCGCTTCGTCGACGTTCCGCTGCGCGATGACGAGACACCGGCGGACGAAACATCGGCCGGCGGACCACCGTCGATCGATGAAGTCGAGGGGCCGCCGTTTGGGTTGGCTCTGTTGCCGATCGCTTTGCCGGTGCTGCTGATCGCCGGCGGGACGGCTTGGAACATGTGGCTCGGTAGCTTCGATTCCGGCGCCGCGCCCGCCTGGACCGATTCGCTGGGACGGATTGTCAAACTTGCCAGCGATAAAAACGTGGCGTTGGGAATCGCTGCGGCGATGGCGATGGGGCTGTTGCGATGGGCTCCCGTCGCGAGCGACCGCAACCAATTGATCGGCAAGGCGTTGGCCAGCGGCGGCGTGATTATTTTGATCACCAGTGCCGGTGGAGCGTTTGGGACGATGCTGCGTTACGCAGGGATCGCCGAAGCGGTCGCGGAGATGACGGGCAGCCTGCCGGGATTGATGCTGTTGCCGCTCGCCTTTTTAGTGACCGCATCGATCCGAACGCTGCAGGGGTCGGCGACGGTTGCGATGATCACCGCCGCCGGCGTGCTGCAGGGCTTTGCCAATCCCGAGATCTTGCCGTACCATCCAGTTTATCTGGCAACGGCGATCGGGGCGGGATCCAAGCCGATCATGTGGATGGCCGACAGCGGGTTCTGGGTGATCTGCAAGATGAGTGGGATGACCGAAAGCGAAGGCTTGCGGACGCTGGCTCCGATGAGCATCGCGATGGGGATCTCCGCGTTGATCTTCACCGTGTTGGGGGCGTGGTTGTTGCCGATGAATCATTGA
- a CDS encoding competence/damage-inducible protein A: MTICAEVIAIGDEITSGSRLDTNSQWLASQFGDLGVRTLYHSSVGDDFDACVDVFRIAIGRSDYIVMTGGLGPTQDDLTRKAIAAATDRLIEIRQEALDHIQSFFVGREMPERNRLQAEFPQGSRLIHNPHGTAPGIDLTVERPGRSDCHVFCLPGVPAEMRQMWNAGVAIRMRELLGVQRVVRQHVVKCFGVGESDMESRIADLLDRKQTPQVGITVNRATISLRIFAEGSDEADCQSQIDRVTESLRQRVGEFIFGEGDDFELQDAIIELLDRRGETLCCVEHGFNSLADTWLSACERPDLYRGGLSLSDQRASNRWRSVLGVPQNGSPEQWTAEVMERFDADWALAIDGYPTIVPGEGKTNPSSDIRLVVTGRKLSTPRSITFHMGGHPDVLPPRIGKAGLNFLRQILLEN, translated from the coding sequence ATGACCATTTGTGCAGAAGTGATTGCGATCGGCGACGAGATCACCAGCGGCAGCCGGTTGGATACCAATTCCCAGTGGCTGGCGTCTCAGTTCGGCGACCTGGGCGTGCGGACTCTTTATCACAGCAGCGTCGGCGACGACTTCGATGCCTGTGTCGATGTCTTTCGGATTGCGATCGGCAGGTCCGACTACATCGTGATGACCGGTGGTCTGGGGCCGACACAAGACGATCTGACGCGCAAAGCGATCGCTGCGGCGACCGATCGCCTGATCGAGATCCGCCAGGAAGCACTTGATCACATCCAATCGTTTTTTGTCGGCCGCGAGATGCCCGAGCGGAACCGTTTGCAGGCGGAGTTCCCCCAGGGGAGTCGATTGATCCACAACCCGCACGGCACCGCGCCGGGAATCGATCTGACGGTCGAACGCCCCGGTCGCTCCGATTGCCACGTCTTCTGCCTGCCGGGCGTGCCGGCGGAGATGCGGCAGATGTGGAACGCTGGCGTCGCGATCCGGATGCGTGAATTGCTTGGCGTGCAGCGAGTGGTACGCCAACATGTCGTCAAGTGCTTTGGTGTCGGCGAGAGCGACATGGAGTCGCGAATCGCTGATCTATTGGATCGCAAGCAGACGCCGCAAGTGGGAATCACCGTCAATCGGGCGACGATCTCGCTGAGGATCTTTGCCGAGGGGAGCGACGAAGCCGACTGCCAATCGCAGATCGATCGCGTCACCGAAAGCCTGCGGCAACGCGTCGGCGAGTTCATCTTTGGCGAAGGGGACGATTTTGAACTGCAGGATGCGATTATCGAACTGTTGGACCGGCGTGGTGAAACACTTTGTTGTGTCGAGCACGGTTTTAATTCGCTGGCCGATACTTGGTTGAGCGCGTGCGAACGCCCCGATCTGTATCGCGGCGGTTTGTCGTTGAGCGATCAGCGGGCGTCGAATCGCTGGCGAAGTGTGCTCGGCGTGCCGCAGAACGGTTCGCCCGAGCAATGGACGGCGGAGGTGATGGAACGATTTGATGCCGATTGGGCGTTGGCGATCGATGGCTATCCGACGATCGTTCCGGGAGAGGGAAAGACCAATCCCAGCTCCGACATTCGGCTGGTCGTGACCGGTCGAAAACTGTCGACACCACGCTCGATCACATTCCACATGGGCGGGCATCCCGATGTGTTGCCGCCGCGGATCGGCAAGGCGGGTCTTAACTTTTTGCGTCAGATACTTCTCGAGAATTAA
- a CDS encoding polyphosphate kinase 2 family protein translates to MDLYDEYCVKPDSKVKLKDIHPREDKPFKDREEAEQLTTENVEAIRQLQYRMFVEGKQSLLIVLQAPDAAGKDGLIRRVLGKMNPQGCRVHSFKKPTELELAHDFLWRVHPCVPARGQVSIFNRSHYEDVLIVRVHDLVPKSVWKERYDLINSFESLLSSAGTRILKFYLHISPEEQLERFKERLDLPEKHWKLNAADYHERDRWDDYREAYQTVFEQCSPKHAPWFVIPADRKWYRNAVVSQIVRKTLEEMNPQLPPVTEDLAEIRRLYGMAEGEE, encoded by the coding sequence ATGGATTTGTATGACGAATATTGCGTCAAACCCGATAGCAAGGTGAAGCTGAAGGATATCCATCCACGCGAGGACAAACCGTTCAAGGATCGCGAGGAAGCGGAGCAGTTGACCACGGAGAACGTCGAAGCGATCCGCCAGCTGCAGTACCGGATGTTTGTCGAAGGGAAGCAGTCGCTGTTGATCGTGCTGCAAGCGCCCGACGCGGCGGGCAAGGATGGCTTGATCCGTCGCGTTTTGGGGAAGATGAACCCGCAAGGCTGCCGCGTCCATTCGTTTAAGAAGCCGACCGAACTGGAACTCGCGCACGATTTTCTGTGGCGAGTGCATCCTTGCGTCCCCGCCCGCGGCCAGGTTTCGATCTTCAACCGTTCGCATTACGAAGACGTGTTGATCGTCCGCGTCCACGACTTGGTTCCCAAAAGCGTTTGGAAGGAACGGTACGACCTGATCAATTCTTTTGAATCGCTGTTGAGCTCGGCGGGGACTCGGATCCTGAAGTTCTATCTGCACATCAGTCCCGAAGAACAATTGGAGCGGTTTAAGGAACGGTTGGATCTGCCTGAAAAACACTGGAAGTTGAACGCCGCAGATTACCACGAGCGGGACCGCTGGGACGATTACCGCGAGGCTTACCAAACCGTATTCGAGCAATGTAGCCCCAAGCACGCGCCGTGGTTCGTGATTCCGGCGGACCGAAAGTGGTATCGCAATGCCGTGGTTTCTCAGATCGTTCGCAAAACGCTCGAAGAGATGAATCCGCAATTGCCCCCCGTGACCGAGGATTTAGCGGAGATACGCCGCTTGTACGGGATGGCAGAGGGGGAAGAATAG
- a CDS encoding circularly permuted type 2 ATP-grasp protein has protein sequence MQTQQQGSLPDPQTAAVTSVFAGYSPPVGGYDELFSSPQQMRSHWKRFAAAINRVGNEEMLRRWTQAKRLIHENGVTYGAYGDPLDKPRPWELDALPLLIPQPEWDKLSAGLQQRAKVLELTLADLYGPKKLIRDGVLPPEIIFAHPGFYTTLHNLKPSMGRYLHSYAADLGRAPDGDWWLLADRTEAPSGAGYALENRVVESRMLPEGFRACNVQRLAPYFRALRETCRRIATRHKDNPRIVLLSQGPSSENYFEDAYLSRYLGYTLVEGADLAVRDRCVWLKTLGGLYPVDVILRRPNTIDCDSLELPTTSPGAIAGLVDAAAAGNVAITNPLGCGLVESPIFMAYIGALCKTLLGEDLKLSSVATWWCGDAVGREYVLANLDRLVVKRAFRQRGHERQVTEQLKQLPNDQLAERIKARPTEFVGQERVVRSTMPNWAGGNVSASYLAMRAYMIASGDSFEVMHGGLARTSSELGSLEMSLVSGEGSKDIWIQGKEPPQHDSLFQGRHEPVKLRRSGDDLPSRVADDIYWLGRQVERADSAARLLRAVTMRLTSESASHLRSELPMLLRTMADQGQIEPGFVVEGIRQQLPAIEENLPISTFDATASGSLRSMLAATYSTASRVRDRLSADSWRVLVRIDEQFRAPATGTWDLTDLLNMSNELIVDLVAFIGMMSESMTRTQAFHFMDLGLRIERATQTTALLNNCFSVGQEITGEMLEALLQVCDSLMTYRYRYLSNLNEVPVLDLLLTDETNPRSVVYQLLRIKDHVDRLPRTESQPTSSEQRMLLAALYAVRMLDIEAIGEKHAQGDRTQLIEVFEKLELHLPQLSQAITNKYMVHAGPSRLLTSIDQVRMSKP, from the coding sequence ATGCAAACGCAGCAGCAAGGTTCGTTACCCGATCCACAAACGGCCGCCGTGACCAGCGTCTTCGCCGGTTATTCGCCCCCCGTTGGTGGTTACGATGAACTGTTTTCCTCCCCCCAACAGATGCGATCCCACTGGAAGCGGTTTGCGGCGGCAATCAATCGGGTGGGGAATGAGGAGATGTTGCGTCGCTGGACGCAGGCCAAGCGACTGATTCACGAAAACGGTGTCACCTACGGCGCTTATGGTGATCCATTGGACAAGCCGCGGCCGTGGGAGCTGGACGCGTTGCCGTTGTTGATCCCCCAGCCCGAATGGGACAAGCTCTCCGCCGGTCTGCAGCAGCGCGCCAAGGTTTTGGAATTGACGCTGGCCGATCTGTATGGGCCGAAGAAACTGATTCGCGACGGCGTGCTGCCGCCAGAGATTATTTTCGCGCATCCTGGTTTCTACACCACGCTGCACAATTTGAAGCCGAGCATGGGGCGGTACCTGCACAGCTACGCCGCCGACCTGGGCCGCGCTCCCGACGGCGATTGGTGGTTGCTTGCCGATCGGACCGAAGCCCCCTCGGGAGCCGGATACGCATTGGAGAATCGCGTGGTCGAATCGCGGATGTTGCCCGAGGGCTTTCGCGCCTGCAACGTCCAACGTCTTGCGCCCTACTTTCGCGCCCTGCGGGAAACCTGCCGCCGGATCGCGACGCGACATAAAGACAATCCGCGGATCGTGCTGTTGAGCCAAGGTCCGTCGAGTGAAAACTATTTCGAAGACGCTTACCTTTCGCGTTACCTCGGTTACACGCTTGTCGAAGGGGCCGATCTGGCGGTCCGCGATCGCTGTGTCTGGTTGAAAACGCTGGGTGGTTTGTATCCGGTCGACGTGATTTTGCGGCGTCCCAATACCATCGACTGCGACTCGCTAGAACTGCCGACAACTTCCCCCGGTGCCATCGCGGGACTCGTCGACGCAGCCGCAGCAGGAAACGTCGCGATCACGAATCCGCTGGGCTGCGGATTGGTCGAGTCGCCAATTTTCATGGCTTACATCGGGGCTCTGTGCAAGACCTTGTTAGGCGAAGACCTGAAGTTATCCAGTGTGGCAACGTGGTGGTGTGGTGATGCGGTCGGCCGCGAGTATGTGCTCGCCAACCTCGATCGTTTGGTGGTCAAACGCGCCTTCCGCCAACGCGGCCACGAACGCCAGGTGACCGAGCAGCTGAAGCAATTGCCTAACGACCAATTGGCCGAACGGATCAAGGCACGCCCAACCGAATTTGTTGGCCAGGAGCGGGTCGTTCGATCGACCATGCCGAACTGGGCCGGCGGCAACGTCTCGGCGTCGTATCTCGCGATGCGAGCATACATGATTGCGTCGGGCGATTCGTTTGAAGTGATGCATGGCGGGCTAGCGCGAACGTCCAGTGAACTGGGTTCATTGGAGATGTCTTTAGTTTCCGGAGAGGGGAGCAAAGATATTTGGATCCAGGGCAAGGAGCCACCGCAGCACGATAGTTTGTTCCAAGGCCGGCATGAACCGGTCAAGTTGCGGCGTAGTGGCGACGATCTGCCCAGCCGCGTGGCCGATGATATCTATTGGCTCGGTCGCCAAGTGGAACGGGCCGATTCGGCCGCCCGATTGCTGCGCGCCGTCACGATGCGTTTGACCAGTGAATCGGCGAGCCATCTGCGATCGGAACTGCCGATGCTGCTGCGAACGATGGCCGATCAAGGTCAGATCGAGCCGGGGTTTGTGGTCGAAGGGATTCGCCAACAGTTGCCTGCGATCGAAGAAAACCTTCCGATTTCGACCTTTGACGCCACGGCATCGGGTTCGCTGCGTTCGATGCTGGCCGCGACCTACAGCACCGCCTCGCGGGTCCGCGATCGTCTGTCGGCAGACAGTTGGCGGGTCTTGGTTCGGATCGACGAACAGTTCCGGGCCCCCGCGACCGGGACTTGGGATCTCACCGATCTATTGAACATGTCGAACGAGCTGATCGTCGACCTGGTCGCTTTTATCGGGATGATGTCCGAGAGCATGACTCGCACGCAAGCGTTCCACTTCATGGACCTCGGATTGCGAATTGAGCGGGCGACGCAGACGACGGCGCTCTTGAACAACTGCTTCTCGGTTGGACAAGAGATCACCGGCGAGATGCTCGAAGCGTTGCTGCAGGTCTGCGACAGCCTGATGACCTACCGCTACCGCTACTTGTCAAACCTGAACGAGGTCCCGGTACTCGACTTGTTGCTGACCGACGAGACGAACCCACGCAGCGTTGTCTATCAATTGTTACGGATCAAAGACCATGTCGATCGGTTGCCGCGAACCGAATCGCAACCGACCAGCAGCGAGCAGCGAATGTTGTTGGCCGCGTTGTATGCGGTGCGGATGTTGGACATCGAAGCGATCGGTGAAAAGCACGCCCAAGGCGATCGAACCCAGCTGATCGAAGTGTTCGAAAAACTGGAGTTGCATCTGCCTCAACTGTCGCAAGCGATCACCAACAAATACATGGTGCACGCCGGCCCATCGCGGCTGCTGACGTCGATCGACCAAGTGCGGATGAGCAAGCCATGA
- a CDS encoding transglutaminase family protein has translation MKYRITHTTKYNYSQPVGVCHNKIHLAARSLPQQTVTNFHLLIKPDAFASTCQKDYFGNRVDYFSIQEPHRSLTVTATSNVEVRPIPRPPAFTASPPWEDVAQGIAKRRDELSLSAFQFSFASRIVPRDPAYSEFALASFTKGRPIVEAGLDLTRRIFEGFKYDPRATTVSTPVGEVFKNRAGVCQDFAHLQIACLRSIGLAARYVSGYLRTLPPPGKERLIGNDQSHAWLALYCGDEIGWVDYDPTNNMIPATDHITIGWGQDYSDLCPIQGVFIGGGKNRMDVSVDVATISPDV, from the coding sequence ATGAAGTATCGGATCACCCACACAACCAAATACAACTACAGCCAACCGGTTGGCGTTTGTCACAACAAAATTCATTTAGCCGCTCGTTCGCTGCCACAGCAAACGGTGACGAATTTCCATTTGTTGATCAAACCCGATGCGTTCGCATCGACATGTCAAAAGGATTATTTTGGCAATCGCGTCGACTACTTTTCCATTCAAGAGCCGCATCGCAGCTTGACGGTCACCGCGACCAGCAATGTGGAAGTCCGGCCCATTCCGCGACCTCCCGCTTTTACCGCCTCACCGCCGTGGGAGGATGTCGCCCAAGGAATCGCTAAACGCCGCGATGAGCTGAGTCTTTCGGCTTTTCAGTTTTCGTTTGCTTCACGAATCGTACCACGCGACCCGGCCTACAGCGAATTCGCGTTGGCCAGCTTCACCAAAGGGCGGCCGATCGTCGAAGCGGGACTCGACCTGACGCGGCGGATCTTCGAAGGGTTTAAATACGATCCGCGCGCGACCACCGTCAGCACCCCCGTTGGCGAGGTGTTCAAGAACCGCGCGGGCGTCTGCCAAGACTTTGCCCATTTGCAAATCGCTTGCTTACGATCGATCGGCTTGGCCGCACGCTACGTCAGCGGATACCTGCGAACGCTGCCACCGCCCGGGAAAGAGCGGTTGATCGGCAACGACCAATCGCATGCATGGTTAGCGCTTTATTGTGGCGACGAGATCGGTTGGGTCGACTACGACCCCACCAATAACATGATCCCCGCGACCGATCACATCACAATTGGCTGGGGACAAGATTACAGCGACCTGTGCCCGATCCAAGGCGTTTTCATCGGCGGCGGAAAGAACCGAATGGATGTTAGCGTCGACGTAGCGACGATCTCTCCCGACGTTTGA
- a CDS encoding sensor histidine kinase, which yields MKTRNSTGSVFRCIRWATLVAAGFISIVGTSNAAGDTQSDATPSVVVFYSFRHVMPVNVDWDRGIRNGLASAGLENIRIEVEYLDLDRYSDDDFRDQLVDLLEHKYANRRIDVVIPVYTQAIDFVLAQRTRLFPNVPLVCCTAKAELAARIRKVAEATGTEFEIDYWRTVQDAKRLFPRMRKLYLIGGVGETDRHYRRMAHRALDDRLASRGIEIIDVEGLPIVEMKQFMAQADRDGVALLLTCDEDRDGNHPFTVDVSKQLCADCPVPVFGTYDTLIGTGVVGGHVWSIERHGELAGQLASRIIAGEDVAEIPLIGLHETQSVFDARQLNRWKIDTDALPTGSKIRFAEASIWDLYRSQIVLGIGLLSLQTLIIAGLIVNRSRRIKAERSLFASRGEARNLAGRLLSAQEDERRRLARELHDDLSQRLAASAIGIGQLELGDLGNADSRARLKQMKEDLIGLSDDVHQMSYQIHPSILEDLGLEDAIRSACDRLARRDKIDVEFRCGMLPDPFSDAINLCLYRVAQESLWNAARHAETQRIDVVLTADPETVNLEIRDFGVGFDSDAALKNGGLGLASLHERARIVGGDLSIAARRGSGTTITLSIPLLDDDR from the coding sequence ATGAAAACGCGAAATTCCACCGGCAGCGTCTTTCGGTGCATACGTTGGGCGACCCTCGTTGCGGCTGGCTTCATTTCCATTGTGGGAACAAGTAATGCCGCGGGCGACACGCAAAGCGACGCCACCCCCTCGGTCGTTGTGTTCTATTCCTTCCGGCACGTGATGCCGGTGAATGTCGACTGGGATCGCGGAATTCGCAACGGTCTGGCCAGCGCGGGACTTGAAAACATCCGAATCGAAGTGGAGTATCTCGATTTGGATCGCTACTCCGACGACGACTTTCGCGACCAGTTGGTCGATTTGCTGGAGCATAAATATGCGAACCGGCGAATCGATGTCGTCATCCCCGTTTACACGCAGGCGATCGATTTCGTGCTGGCGCAGCGAACGCGGTTGTTTCCGAACGTGCCGCTGGTTTGCTGCACCGCGAAAGCGGAACTTGCCGCACGGATTCGCAAGGTCGCCGAGGCGACGGGAACGGAATTCGAAATCGATTATTGGAGAACGGTCCAAGACGCCAAGCGGCTGTTTCCCAGAATGCGCAAGCTGTATCTGATCGGCGGTGTTGGAGAAACCGATCGGCACTACCGTCGCATGGCGCATCGAGCGCTCGATGATCGGCTAGCTTCGCGCGGGATCGAGATCATCGATGTGGAAGGGCTTCCCATCGTGGAGATGAAGCAGTTTATGGCGCAGGCGGATCGTGATGGCGTGGCGCTGTTGTTGACCTGCGACGAAGATCGCGACGGCAACCATCCGTTTACCGTCGACGTTTCCAAGCAGTTGTGCGCCGATTGCCCGGTGCCGGTGTTTGGCACCTACGATACTTTGATTGGGACGGGAGTTGTCGGAGGCCATGTCTGGTCGATCGAAAGGCATGGCGAACTCGCAGGACAGCTTGCGTCGCGGATCATCGCGGGCGAAGACGTCGCGGAGATTCCGCTAATCGGACTTCACGAAACGCAATCAGTTTTCGACGCGCGGCAATTGAATCGCTGGAAGATCGATACCGACGCGCTGCCAACGGGTTCGAAGATCCGGTTCGCCGAAGCTTCGATTTGGGATCTGTACCGGAGTCAGATTGTATTAGGCATCGGGCTATTGTCGCTGCAAACCCTCATCATCGCGGGCTTGATTGTGAATCGATCGCGTCGGATCAAGGCGGAGCGATCGTTGTTTGCAAGTCGCGGGGAAGCCAGGAATTTGGCCGGGCGTTTACTTTCTGCACAAGAAGACGAACGACGGCGGCTCGCGCGGGAACTCCACGACGACCTTTCCCAACGATTGGCGGCGTCGGCGATCGGTATAGGACAGTTGGAGCTTGGAGATTTGGGGAACGCCGATTCTCGTGCGAGGTTGAAACAGATGAAAGAAGACTTGATCGGACTTTCGGATGATGTCCATCAAATGTCGTATCAAATCCATCCGTCGATCTTGGAAGATCTGGGCTTGGAGGATGCGATCCGCAGCGCGTGCGATCGTTTGGCCCGTCGCGATAAAATCGACGTCGAATTTCGATGTGGAATGTTGCCCGATCCTTTTAGTGACGCGATCAACCTGTGCTTATATCGAGTCGCCCAAGAGTCGCTGTGGAACGCGGCGCGGCATGCGGAGACGCAGCGAATCGATGTGGTGTTGACCGCCGATCCCGAAACCGTGAACCTGGAGATCCGCGATTTTGGAGTCGGATTCGACAGCGACGCAGCGTTGAAAAACGGAGGTCTCGGTCTGGCGAGTCTGCACGAGCGGGCGCGAATTGTTGGCGGTGATCTCTCCATCGCGGCGCGTCGTGGTAGCGGGACCACGATCACCCTAAGCATTCCTTTGTTGGACGACGACCGATGA
- a CDS encoding response regulator yields MKRTRVLLADDHRIVAEGLRNLLEPALDLIAIVEDGRELIEVALREQPDVIVADITMPLLNGLDAIDAIRAAGCQAKVVFLTMHRDATYAARAVRSGASGFVLKHSATEELLTAIRCAIAGETFVTQRIAESIDPIPTSRRTNKHMEQPLLTPRQREVLQLFAEGRTAPQVAEVLKISKRTAENHKARIMCALGVSSTSDLIQYAIRHGLIAGK; encoded by the coding sequence ATGAAACGCACACGTGTCCTATTAGCGGACGATCACCGGATCGTTGCCGAAGGGTTGCGGAATCTGCTGGAGCCCGCCTTGGATCTGATCGCGATCGTCGAAGATGGTAGGGAATTGATCGAAGTGGCGCTACGCGAACAACCCGATGTGATTGTCGCTGACATCACGATGCCGTTGCTGAATGGTCTCGATGCGATCGACGCCATACGAGCGGCAGGTTGCCAAGCCAAGGTTGTCTTCCTGACGATGCATCGCGATGCGACCTACGCCGCCCGGGCGGTCCGTTCGGGGGCGAGCGGTTTTGTGCTGAAACATTCGGCCACCGAAGAATTGTTGACCGCGATCCGCTGTGCCATCGCAGGCGAAACGTTTGTAACGCAAAGAATCGCCGAGAGTATCGACCCAATCCCGACGTCGCGTCGAACCAACAAACACATGGAACAACCATTACTGACTCCGCGACAACGTGAAGTTCTGCAACTGTTTGCTGAAGGACGCACTGCACCACAGGTCGCGGAGGTTCTGAAAATATCGAAACGGACAGCCGAAAACCACAAGGCGCGTATCATGTGTGCCTTAGGAGTTTCTTCGACCTCGGATCTCATTCAATACGCAATTCGCCATGGGCTAATCGCTGGGAAATAG